One genomic window of Solanum dulcamara chromosome 10, daSolDulc1.2, whole genome shotgun sequence includes the following:
- the LOC129871048 gene encoding pectin acetylesterase 8-like produces MMSTRSVQLFCLLICSLVISKTDSTKLNESLKQEKGTDHAYFVVKTTVQNAVSKGAVCLDGSPPTYHLDRGFGHGVRNWIILLSGGAWCRNITDCLNRSKTDLGSSKLMLPFIFLGIFSKSKRENPDFYNWNKVFVRYCDGGAFTGDIERVDPATNLHFRGARIFDAVIEDLLAKGLKDAKNAILSGGSANGYPAMLYCDHFHNLLPKAHRVKCLVDAGYFIRVKNPLLSNVFESIFTDVVTLHGSTKMLPKSCTSRMKPELCFFPENIQQDIKTPFFTVMSAFDSYQVNSIIGPNIGEYIQARNCTESQNNAFKELRSEFLRALPKANDPKQRGAFIDSFNRHTQLELWWNKINATPVNNLTTIKVFGDWYYDRKYSYVIDEHELPLPVYLYNNGTLKSRG; encoded by the exons ATGATGTCGACAAGATCTGTTCAACTTTTTTGCTTACTTATTTGTTCTCTGGTCATCAGCAAAACTGATTCTACAAAACTAAATGAATCACTGAAACAAGAGAAAGGAACAGATCATGCATATTTTGTCGTTAAAACGACTGTTCAGAATGCTGTGTCAAAAGGAGCAG TTTGCCTGGACGGATCACCTCCAACGTATCATCTTGATCGAGGATTTGGACATGGAGTCAGAAACTGGATTATTCTACTCTCA GGAGGAGCATGGTGCAGAAACATCACAGATTGCCTGAACCGTTCCAAGACTGACTTGGGTTCTTCAAAACTTATGCTgccatttatatttttaggcaTTTTCAGCAAGAGCAAAAGAGAAAATCCAG ACTTTTACAATTGGAACAAAGTCTTTGTTAGGTATTGTGATGGTGGAGCTTTCACAGGAGATATCGAAAGGGTTGATCCT GCTACCAATCTTCATTTTAGAGGTGCAAGGATATTTGATGCAGTAATTGAGGATCTTTTAGCAAAAGGATTAAAGGATGCGAAGAAC GCCATTCTTTCTGGCGGTTCTGCTAATGGATATCCAGCAATGCTATACTGTGACCACTTCCACAATTTATTGCCTAAAGCTCATAGAGTGAAATGCTTGGTTGATGCTGGTTATTTTATCCGTgt GAAAAATCCACTGCTATCAAATGTGTTTGAGTCTATCTTTACAGATGTTGTTACTTTACAT GGATCTACTAAAATGTTACCAAAATCATGCACTTCAAGAATGAAACCGGAATTG TGTTTCTTCCCAGAAAACATACAACAAGATATCAAGACGCCATTTTTTACTGTGATGTCAGCATTTGATAGTTATCAG GTGAACAGTATTATAGGGCCTAATATCGGCGAATACATTCAAGCCAGAAATTGCACTGAAAGTCAGAACAATGCTTTCAAAG AATTGAGGTCGGAATTCCTAAGAGCTTTGCCCAAAGCAAATGATCCAAAACAAAGAGGAGCTTTCATTGACTCTTTCAATCGTCATACACAGCTTGAACTATGGTGGAATAAAATCAATGCCACTCCGGTTAATAATCTG